A window of the Caldalkalibacillus salinus genome harbors these coding sequences:
- a CDS encoding immunity 22 family protein has product MKRDGYVSLWVGNFVEYIDLKDYLTPFETEDGLVKRSLFEEDFMLSFYDHDQLEIEHYKQKQSHLRDLLSFSTHHQVIVPKFVDLCGEHIPYHVNSVILLYNFQYSGRVGDEIAHIRYLGHVNYK; this is encoded by the coding sequence ATGAAAAGAGACGGCTATGTATCTTTATGGGTTGGAAACTTTGTGGAATATATTGATCTTAAGGATTACCTCACTCCCTTTGAAACAGAAGATGGGCTAGTCAAACGGTCATTATTTGAGGAAGATTTTATGCTAAGCTTCTACGACCACGACCAATTGGAGATAGAGCATTATAAACAGAAGCAATCTCATCTTAGAGATTTACTTTCCTTTAGTACGCATCACCAAGTGATTGTCCCCAAATTCGTTGATTTATGCGGTGAGCACATCCCCTATCACGTGAACAGTGTCATATTGCTCTACAACTTTCAATATAGTGGTAGAGTTGGTGATGAGATTGCTCATATAAGGTATTTAGGACATGTTAATTACAAATAA
- a CDS encoding cysteine hydrolase family protein has translation MDFSQSALVLIDIQKESKYGVEGLESIAGNAQALIEECRAKDIPVIYTRQINRQDGIGLSYGEPLDDAGAPVFYCTGTDSIEVIDDLKPAKEDIVIDKHRWSAFYQTSLDLMLQSLGVKHLIIGGLVTDGCLMTSVFDGYFRDYQVNLVHDISATTNSGAHMSSILIMANWVYGLKIYSADNLIKHLRGESYWAWESTGPDQLQFTPETMRDVFNQVTGEDH, from the coding sequence TTGGATTTCAGTCAGTCAGCGTTAGTCCTTATCGATATACAGAAAGAGAGTAAATATGGTGTGGAAGGGTTAGAAAGCATTGCCGGAAACGCGCAAGCCCTAATAGAAGAATGTAGGGCAAAAGATATTCCCGTTATCTACACACGTCAAATTAACCGCCAAGACGGCATCGGTTTGTCCTATGGTGAACCGTTGGACGATGCCGGCGCGCCTGTTTTTTATTGTACAGGTACCGACAGTATTGAGGTCATAGATGATCTAAAACCTGCAAAAGAAGACATTGTCATCGATAAGCATCGTTGGAGTGCTTTTTACCAAACAAGTCTAGACCTTATGCTACAAAGCCTAGGCGTCAAACATCTGATCATTGGTGGCCTTGTTACAGATGGTTGCTTAATGACGTCGGTATTCGATGGTTATTTCCGTGATTATCAGGTTAATTTGGTTCACGACATCAGTGCCACGACGAACAGTGGCGCCCACATGTCTTCAATCTTGATCATGGCTAATTGGGTTTACGGTCTAAAGATTTATAGTGCGGACAACTTAATCAAGCATCTCCGCGGTGAATCATATTGGGCTTGGGAGTCTACAGGACCAGATCAATTACAATTCACACCTGAAACCATGAGGGACGTATTTAATCAAGTGACTGGAGAAGATCATTAG
- a CDS encoding DinB family protein, producing the protein MESQERRIAEEYLEVVRTRFLDMKETAEKAIEKLPDEALFWSINEESNSIAVIMKHMSGNMISRWTDIFETDGEKPDRNRDQEFVDDMENRETLLKCWEEGWHIFLTTLHTLSESDLLQHIRIRQEPHTVIQAIERQMYHYSYHIGQIVYIAKQFQSDKWTTLTIPRKH; encoded by the coding sequence TTGGAGAGTCAAGAACGTCGTATAGCTGAAGAGTATCTTGAAGTCGTACGCACACGCTTTTTGGACATGAAGGAAACGGCGGAGAAAGCAATAGAGAAGTTACCTGATGAAGCCTTGTTTTGGTCTATAAATGAAGAATCTAATAGTATTGCTGTGATTATGAAACACATGAGTGGCAATATGATCTCTCGCTGGACAGATATTTTTGAAACGGATGGCGAAAAACCAGACAGAAACCGTGATCAGGAATTCGTGGATGATATGGAAAACAGAGAGACGTTGTTAAAATGTTGGGAGGAAGGTTGGCATATCTTTTTGACCACCTTACACACACTTAGCGAAAGTGATCTGCTTCAGCATATCAGGATTAGACAGGAGCCTCACACTGTCATTCAAGCGATTGAGCGTCAAATGTATCACTACTCATATCATATTGGCCAGATCGTATACATCGCCAAACAATTCCAATCTGACAAATGGACCACTTTAACGATTCCCCGTAAGCACTAG
- the rhaB gene encoding rhamnulokinase: MSVLAFDLGASSGRALIGEIQGDQLVIEEIHRFSNDPVQVGNRLHWDILRLYHEIKQGIVKAKWRGEELDSIAIDSWAVDFGLLDASGELLCNPYHYRDHHTNGVMEEVHAQLGKQKIFAQTGIQFLPFNTIYQLVAMKNAQASVLSSADALLMIPDLLRYFLTGERKSEFTNATTTQLFNPTTMDWDDDLLKALDLPVHLFGEVVQPGTVVGTLHEAVCQELDVPATPVIATTEHDTAAAVAGVPAHDQDFAYLSCGTWSLMGTEVDTPVLNEQALEWNFTNEGGVGDTYRLLKNIMGLWIVQECKRAWEKEGAKLSYTELMEQAKGAPAFQAFIDPDDLQFLNPSHMPKQIEQYCQQTNQQTPQTKGHMIRIVLESLALKYRFVLERTEQLSHKHFSGLHVVGGGINNTLLCQFTANAIARPVWAGPTEASGIGNVVVQYIALGKLKDIHEARALIRRSIPIQTYEPRETATWHQAYETFCDMIKVKYTMSDYG; encoded by the coding sequence GTGAGTGTGCTAGCCTTTGATTTAGGTGCGAGCAGTGGACGTGCGTTAATCGGAGAGATTCAAGGCGACCAGCTGGTCATTGAAGAAATCCATCGCTTCTCTAATGACCCCGTGCAGGTGGGGAACCGCCTGCATTGGGACATTTTACGCCTGTATCACGAAATCAAGCAAGGCATAGTCAAAGCCAAATGGCGAGGTGAGGAGCTTGACAGTATCGCCATCGATTCTTGGGCGGTGGATTTTGGGTTACTTGATGCGAGTGGAGAGCTGCTGTGTAACCCCTATCACTACCGGGATCACCATACCAACGGCGTGATGGAGGAGGTCCACGCCCAACTCGGTAAGCAAAAGATTTTTGCTCAAACCGGCATTCAATTTTTACCGTTTAATACAATCTATCAGTTGGTGGCGATGAAAAACGCTCAGGCGTCCGTACTCTCGTCAGCGGATGCTTTGCTCATGATCCCCGACCTCTTACGCTACTTCCTGACGGGGGAACGAAAGTCCGAGTTCACGAATGCGACAACAACCCAACTCTTTAATCCGACGACCATGGATTGGGATGACGACCTCTTGAAAGCGCTTGATCTCCCTGTTCACCTCTTTGGTGAAGTGGTCCAGCCTGGCACCGTTGTGGGCACCTTACACGAAGCGGTGTGTCAAGAGCTGGATGTGCCTGCCACGCCCGTGATTGCAACCACGGAGCATGATACCGCCGCAGCTGTAGCTGGCGTCCCCGCTCATGATCAAGATTTTGCTTACCTCAGTTGTGGGACTTGGTCTCTGATGGGAACCGAAGTCGATACGCCCGTATTGAACGAGCAAGCCTTAGAATGGAATTTTACCAATGAAGGGGGCGTTGGCGATACGTACCGCCTACTGAAAAACATCATGGGGCTGTGGATTGTCCAAGAATGTAAACGCGCATGGGAAAAAGAAGGGGCCAAGCTCAGTTACACTGAACTCATGGAGCAGGCCAAAGGGGCTCCGGCATTTCAAGCCTTTATCGACCCAGATGATTTACAGTTCTTAAACCCGTCTCACATGCCAAAGCAAATAGAGCAGTACTGCCAGCAAACGAATCAGCAGACACCACAAACGAAAGGTCATATGATTCGCATTGTGTTAGAAAGTCTCGCACTGAAATACCGTTTCGTGCTCGAAAGAACGGAACAATTGTCCCATAAGCATTTTTCAGGGCTACATGTCGTCGGCGGCGGTATTAACAACACGTTGTTATGCCAGTTCACGGCAAACGCCATTGCCAGACCTGTTTGGGCGGGACCGACAGAAGCGAGCGGCATAGGGAATGTGGTGGTGCAATACATCGCCCTTGGTAAGCTAAAGGATATCCACGAGGCTAGAGCACTCATTCGCCGTTCCATCCCCATCCAGACCTATGAACCACGAGAAACAGCCACTTGGCATCAGGCTTACGAGACATTTTGTGATATGATAAAAGTAAAATATACTATGTCCGATTATGGTTAG
- a CDS encoding VOC family protein, with translation MNDQQKDRIERMSFKPRGRKGIMKPIENRVDTIFVHVTNLKESVEWYSRLMGIDIGDREIRDPIFTFNMGAGRPGLTLDDHSFDQGMTLKLSNQPLFNLSTEDINAAYRHVQEMGAEIVTDIQHHPDLSDFTLKDPDGNIIMVCSCFT, from the coding sequence ATGAATGACCAGCAAAAAGACCGGATAGAAAGAATGTCATTTAAACCTAGAGGGAGGAAAGGAATTATGAAGCCCATTGAAAACCGTGTTGATACGATCTTTGTGCACGTCACCAATCTAAAAGAATCAGTTGAATGGTACAGTCGACTGATGGGTATAGACATTGGAGATAGGGAAATAAGAGACCCTATTTTCACTTTTAATATGGGGGCAGGACGGCCAGGATTAACCTTAGATGATCACTCATTTGATCAGGGGATGACATTGAAGCTGTCCAACCAACCATTGTTTAATCTGAGCACCGAGGACATTAACGCGGCATACCGGCATGTGCAAGAGATGGGGGCCGAAATTGTAACGGACATACAACATCACCCAGACTTGTCCGATTTTACACTCAAAGATCCTGATGGCAATATCATTATGGTTTGTTCATGTTTTACTTAA
- a CDS encoding DeoR/GlpR family DNA-binding transcription regulator, with translation MLVAERYEKIVQLVDEKGSIRVSELSEIFGVTEETVRRDLDNLEKEGRLRRSHGGAVSVKDKQSEIPYFEREIKNVDEKQKIAQEAVHHIQENDRIILDASSTAWYMAKALPDIPLTVLTNSIKVAMELSHKAKIEVISTGGSLSKKSLSYIGPLAERSLDLYHVDKTFVSCQGVHIERGISESNELQARLKQKMIELADQVILLADYSKFGVQSFTQVTDWTHIDTLITDARTKQEDLQALEELRVQTQRLKGSSEDSSVSS, from the coding sequence ATGCTTGTTGCAGAACGTTATGAAAAAATCGTACAACTCGTCGATGAAAAAGGCAGTATCCGTGTTTCCGAATTAAGTGAGATTTTTGGCGTCACCGAGGAGACCGTACGTCGGGATCTCGACAACCTTGAAAAAGAGGGCAGATTACGCCGTAGTCATGGTGGCGCTGTTTCCGTAAAGGATAAGCAGTCTGAGATTCCTTACTTTGAACGCGAGATTAAAAACGTGGATGAAAAACAAAAAATTGCCCAAGAAGCGGTTCATCATATTCAAGAAAATGACCGTATTATCCTTGATGCCAGTTCTACAGCATGGTATATGGCCAAGGCACTGCCTGACATTCCACTGACCGTCCTGACCAACTCGATCAAGGTGGCCATGGAATTGAGTCACAAGGCTAAGATTGAAGTCATTTCAACGGGCGGGAGCTTGAGTAAAAAATCTCTATCTTATATTGGCCCTTTAGCCGAACGGTCCTTAGACCTCTACCACGTTGATAAAACCTTCGTGTCGTGCCAAGGCGTTCATATCGAGAGAGGGATTAGTGAATCCAATGAGCTCCAAGCACGCTTAAAGCAGAAAATGATTGAATTGGCTGATCAAGTGATTCTTCTAGCCGACTATAGTAAGTTCGGTGTACAGTCCTTCACTCAAGTCACGGACTGGACTCATATCGATACGCTGATCACAGACGCTAGAACCAAGCAAGAGGATCTGCAAGCGTTAGAAGAGTTAAGGGTACAGACACAGCGTTTAAAGGGATCGTCAGAAGACTCGTCAGTCAGTTCATAA
- the rhaI gene encoding L-rhamnose isomerase encodes MLDQQYALFEAQQNQRGIDLETVKTKLKALKIETPSWGYGDSGTRFKVFQQEGVPRDPFEKFEDAAQVHRFTGIAPSVAVHIPWDKVEDYSQLKRHAADLGVSIGAVNPNLFQDDDYKFGSVTNADPHIRRKATEHLLECVDIAREVDSKLLSLWFADGTNYPGQANFRHRKHWMQECLTDMYQALDEDMRMLIEYKFFEPAFYHTDLADWGMSYNMALKLGPQAEVLVDTGHHPQGTNIEHIVAYLLDEKRLGGFHFNSRKYADDDLIVAAHDPYEIFLILYQIIEAENDADPEVAQTAQHIAYMLDQCHNLEPKIPAMIRSILNVQTLYAKALLVNLDEVRDAQAKQDVLAAEQAVRQAFEFDVLPLLQVVREEMGVPVDPMKAYQESGHANAILSRGKGGASW; translated from the coding sequence TTGTTAGATCAACAATATGCTTTATTCGAGGCACAACAGAACCAAAGAGGCATAGATTTGGAAACGGTGAAAACAAAATTGAAAGCGCTAAAAATCGAAACCCCGTCTTGGGGCTACGGTGATTCGGGAACAAGGTTTAAGGTTTTCCAGCAAGAAGGGGTACCGAGAGACCCCTTCGAAAAATTCGAAGATGCAGCCCAAGTCCATCGGTTTACGGGGATTGCACCATCCGTGGCGGTGCATATCCCTTGGGACAAGGTGGAGGATTACAGTCAATTAAAGCGACATGCGGCAGACCTCGGCGTGTCCATCGGTGCGGTCAATCCCAATTTATTTCAGGATGACGATTACAAGTTCGGCAGTGTCACCAACGCCGATCCCCATATTCGTCGTAAGGCCACCGAGCATTTACTAGAATGTGTGGACATTGCTAGAGAAGTGGATTCTAAGCTCTTAAGCCTATGGTTTGCAGACGGTACGAACTATCCGGGGCAAGCGAACTTTCGTCACAGAAAGCACTGGATGCAAGAATGCCTGACGGACATGTACCAAGCGTTGGATGAAGACATGCGTATGCTGATTGAATATAAATTCTTTGAGCCGGCGTTCTACCATACAGACCTAGCCGATTGGGGTATGTCATACAATATGGCGCTTAAGCTAGGACCACAAGCGGAAGTCTTAGTGGATACCGGACATCACCCACAAGGGACGAATATTGAGCATATTGTGGCTTACTTATTGGATGAGAAACGCCTAGGGGGGTTTCATTTTAACAGTCGTAAGTACGCCGATGATGATCTGATCGTGGCGGCACATGATCCGTACGAAATTTTCTTAATTCTCTATCAAATTATTGAAGCAGAGAACGACGCTGATCCTGAAGTGGCTCAGACGGCACAGCATATCGCGTACATGCTCGATCAGTGTCATAACCTTGAACCGAAAATCCCCGCCATGATCCGTTCCATCCTTAACGTTCAAACCTTATACGCCAAAGCGTTACTCGTGAATCTAGATGAGGTCAGGGACGCTCAAGCGAAACAAGATGTTCTCGCAGCTGAACAAGCTGTACGCCAAGCGTTCGAGTTTGATGTGTTGCCCCTTTTACAAGTGGTTCGTGAAGAGATGGGCGTCCCCGTTGACCCTATGAAGGCGTATCAAGAGAGTGGTCATGCCAATGCCATACTGTCTCGTGGAAAAGGCGGTGCCAGCTGGTGA
- a CDS encoding GbsR/MarR family transcriptional regulator has product MKDIMISSIAQTMVIYGVTPSVGRIYGVLYFAERPLSINEIQTEVAMSKGSVSTGIRELLEIEMVSKVWKKGDRKDHFIAEKDFFKNFMTFFVKNIRQERNIILKAVGHVKPDLEYMAHHAESERAREEARHNLELIESSQDYFDWTLRMINAMESGEIYQYIPRQSQNKEE; this is encoded by the coding sequence ATGAAAGATATTATGATTAGTTCAATTGCCCAAACGATGGTGATTTATGGCGTCACTCCCTCTGTTGGTAGAATCTATGGTGTGCTTTACTTCGCCGAGAGACCGCTGTCCATTAATGAGATTCAAACAGAAGTGGCCATGAGTAAAGGGAGTGTCAGCACAGGGATTCGGGAATTATTAGAGATCGAGATGGTGAGTAAGGTTTGGAAAAAAGGTGATCGTAAGGACCACTTTATAGCCGAAAAAGATTTTTTTAAGAACTTTATGACGTTCTTTGTTAAAAACATTCGTCAGGAGCGCAATATTATCCTCAAGGCTGTCGGACACGTCAAACCCGACCTTGAATATATGGCTCACCATGCCGAAAGTGAACGAGCAAGAGAAGAAGCGCGCCATAACCTTGAGTTAATTGAAAGCTCACAGGATTATTTCGACTGGACCCTACGCATGATTAATGCCATGGAGTCAGGAGAAATATACCAATATATTCCGCGCCAAAGCCAAAATAAAGAAGAATAG
- a CDS encoding glycine betaine ABC transporter substrate-binding protein codes for MKTGSKIMLMMLMLTIALVGCSATGDEQTAEGQKEEIVLGMTEWTSTEAPSNIMKLILEEAGYDVKFTLADQPVLFTGLTTEEIDFFMDAWLPYTEAELWSQYEEDLQQVTTSYEDVPLGWVVPEYVEEDTIEALQGHAEAFDGQIVGLGPGSGMTETSREIIEDYDLDGFELITSSEQAMMSEAMRKMNAEEPVIFMGWRPHSMFIQYDLKFLEGQDEYFQSDNVYVISYNGVEEKHPEVYDIMSRWRIDVSDLEEMMYKHENEGTSFEDLAQVWIDENRDKVDHMLGQE; via the coding sequence ATGAAGACAGGCAGTAAAATAATGTTGATGATGTTAATGCTCACAATCGCGCTTGTCGGTTGTAGTGCCACAGGAGACGAGCAGACAGCAGAGGGACAAAAAGAAGAAATCGTGCTCGGTATGACAGAATGGACAAGTACAGAAGCACCATCCAATATTATGAAACTGATTCTCGAAGAAGCAGGATATGACGTGAAATTTACCTTAGCAGATCAACCCGTTCTATTTACAGGTCTGACAACGGAAGAAATAGATTTCTTTATGGATGCGTGGCTCCCTTATACCGAAGCCGAATTATGGAGCCAATACGAAGAAGATCTACAGCAGGTTACAACTAGTTACGAGGATGTCCCTCTGGGTTGGGTCGTTCCTGAGTATGTTGAAGAGGATACCATTGAAGCATTACAAGGGCATGCAGAGGCCTTTGATGGCCAAATTGTTGGTTTAGGTCCCGGTTCTGGCATGACAGAAACATCTCGAGAAATAATAGAAGATTACGATCTAGACGGGTTTGAACTTATCACGAGTAGCGAACAAGCCATGATGTCTGAAGCGATGCGTAAAATGAACGCTGAAGAACCCGTTATATTCATGGGTTGGAGACCTCACTCCATGTTCATTCAATACGACCTTAAATTCCTAGAAGGACAAGATGAGTACTTTCAATCAGATAACGTTTATGTAATCTCTTACAACGGTGTGGAAGAGAAGCACCCAGAAGTGTATGACATCATGTCTCGTTGGCGTATTGATGTTTCAGATTTAGAGGAAATGATGTACAAGCATGAAAACGAAGGCACATCCTTTGAAGATTTGGCTCAGGTATGGATTGACGAAAATAGAGACAAAGTAGACCATATGCTAGGTCAAGAGTAG
- a CDS encoding histidine phosphatase family protein: MKLVDELQEGGYILYARHAEATVGVDHPNLNFEDCHTQRNLSLNGRRQAILYGQTLRQLQIPIMIPVHASPFCRALHTAQLAFGVRNVQVDYFWIDVNRLSGPLNLAEQERILFQLKSILESPPYATTNRVIIGHRFPEGVGLGPIPDMGTVVIRPLGQGQGFEVVAELTLQELIHLT; this comes from the coding sequence ATGAAATTAGTTGATGAACTCCAAGAAGGTGGGTATATTTTATATGCTAGGCATGCCGAGGCCACTGTCGGCGTAGATCACCCAAACTTGAATTTTGAAGATTGTCATACTCAAAGGAATCTTTCCCTAAATGGTAGAAGGCAAGCCATCCTTTATGGTCAAACACTACGTCAGCTGCAAATCCCTATCATGATTCCAGTGCACGCCAGTCCATTCTGTCGCGCGTTACATACGGCCCAATTAGCTTTTGGGGTAAGGAATGTTCAAGTGGACTATTTTTGGATTGATGTAAATAGATTGAGTGGCCCATTGAACCTAGCGGAACAAGAGAGAATATTATTTCAACTCAAGAGCATATTGGAAAGTCCACCGTATGCAACGACCAATAGAGTCATCATTGGACATCGTTTTCCTGAAGGCGTTGGTTTGGGCCCTATACCAGATATGGGTACGGTTGTCATACGTCCTCTTGGACAAGGGCAGGGTTTCGAGGTTGTAGCAGAACTGACATTGCAGGAACTCATTCATTTGACATAA
- a CDS encoding TIGR01777 family oxidoreductase yields MGKKIVLAGGSGFLGQSLAQFLIKRNYDVVVLTRGAASTTRDGVRYAHWDGVNLGEWATEIEGCESIVNFTGKSVNCIYTKANKEEILSSRLNSVKVLRDAIHQCSEPPQSFIQAGSLAIFGDTKQECDEEAPHGTGFSVDVCKQWEDEFFRVSFPHTRQVLLRIGFVLGKNGGALEPLKTLVKFNLGGTVGSGKQYISWLHIDDLNHMFLEAIEQDQYDGIYNATGPTPVTNKTFMKTLRDAMGKGWTPPAPTPFVWLGAYIFMRTEPSLALTGRNCIPKKFLDAGFEFKYTDLGTTLSELVS; encoded by the coding sequence ATGGGTAAAAAAATTGTACTAGCAGGCGGCTCGGGGTTTTTAGGGCAATCACTCGCTCAATTTCTGATAAAAAGAAACTATGACGTGGTGGTCCTAACGAGAGGAGCCGCGTCTACAACTCGTGATGGTGTTCGGTATGCACACTGGGACGGCGTCAACTTAGGGGAATGGGCGACAGAAATCGAGGGCTGCGAGTCCATTGTTAATTTCACTGGTAAGAGCGTTAATTGCATTTACACGAAAGCCAATAAGGAGGAGATTCTATCCTCTAGGTTAAACTCTGTTAAAGTGTTAAGGGATGCTATACATCAGTGCTCAGAGCCTCCACAGTCTTTTATTCAAGCCGGTTCCTTAGCCATATTCGGGGATACAAAACAGGAGTGTGATGAGGAGGCGCCTCACGGTACAGGCTTTTCCGTGGACGTTTGTAAGCAATGGGAAGACGAATTTTTCCGAGTGTCCTTCCCACATACGCGACAAGTCTTGTTAAGAATTGGCTTTGTCCTAGGAAAGAATGGTGGTGCATTAGAGCCGTTAAAGACATTAGTGAAATTCAACCTAGGAGGAACGGTAGGGTCAGGGAAACAGTATATCAGTTGGTTGCACATAGATGACTTAAACCATATGTTTTTAGAGGCAATCGAACAAGATCAATATGATGGCATTTACAATGCGACAGGACCAACGCCCGTCACGAACAAAACGTTTATGAAAACGCTACGTGACGCAATGGGTAAGGGCTGGACACCGCCAGCGCCAACCCCCTTTGTCTGGTTAGGGGCTTATATATTTATGAGAACGGAGCCCAGCTTAGCGTTAACGGGGCGAAATTGTATTCCGAAGAAGTTTTTAGATGCTGGCTTTGAATTTAAGTATACTGATTTAGGGACAACCTTAAGCGAACTTGTGTCATGA
- a CDS encoding bifunctional aldolase/short-chain dehydrogenase, protein MVKSLWDNEEAKHLQAGLDELVYRSHLLGRDRSVCNFGGGNTSMKTMEKDFRGREVEVMWVKGSGSDLATMEAKHFTGLRMDDIRPLLEREDMSDEEMVDYLSHCMIDSKHPRSSIETLLHAFLPFKHVDHTHPDAIISLCCSDQGRQLAEEIFGSRFVWVPYVRPGFKLSKMLAEAVQNNPEAELVLMEKHGLVTWGETAEESYEQTIAVINEAEAYINEKRTQDNAFGGQKYEALPQEKRQKVLADILPVIRGAVSEQKNMLLTYADDEDVLQFVNSKDAQTLSQVGAACPDHLVHTKRVPLYIDWDPQTQSVNELTDLIRKRVSDYIRDYEQYFERNKNEGDTMFEPAPRVILIPGIGMVNSGKNLKMAHISGDLYHRAIAVMKGATALGHFVSLNENESYNIEYWPLELYKLSLAPPEAAFSRKVAFVTGGAGGIGGATCEHLVSEGAHVIIADLNEEGAQEKAQEINRKYGADRAMAVKMDVTQEAQVQKAFQQATLHYGGVDIVVNNAGLATSSPIEETSLQEWQLNMDVLGTGYFLVAREAFKHMKAQGVGGNMVFVGSKNSVYAGKNASAYSAAKALETHLARCIAAEGGQYGIRVNAVLPDAVLQGSAIWDSSWRHERAAAYGIEPDELEEHYRKRTALQVNVYPHDIAEAIAYFASSKAEKTTGCMLTVDGGVPAAFTR, encoded by the coding sequence GTGGTCAAAAGTTTATGGGATAATGAAGAAGCAAAGCATTTACAAGCAGGGCTGGATGAGCTCGTCTATCGTTCTCATCTACTAGGACGTGACCGCTCTGTTTGTAACTTCGGTGGCGGTAATACGTCTATGAAAACGATGGAGAAAGACTTCCGCGGTCGCGAAGTCGAGGTCATGTGGGTGAAAGGGAGTGGTTCAGACCTCGCCACAATGGAAGCAAAGCATTTTACAGGCTTACGCATGGACGATATCCGACCCTTGCTAGAAAGAGAGGATATGTCAGATGAGGAAATGGTAGACTATCTATCGCATTGTATGATAGACAGCAAGCACCCACGTTCATCGATTGAGACACTATTACATGCGTTTCTACCCTTTAAGCATGTGGATCACACACACCCAGACGCCATCATTAGCTTATGTTGTTCTGATCAAGGACGTCAATTAGCAGAAGAGATCTTTGGCTCTCGTTTCGTATGGGTACCGTATGTCCGACCAGGCTTTAAACTATCTAAAATGTTAGCTGAGGCCGTTCAAAACAACCCTGAAGCAGAACTTGTCCTTATGGAGAAGCACGGCCTTGTGACTTGGGGAGAGACAGCCGAAGAAAGCTATGAACAAACCATCGCTGTGATTAACGAGGCTGAAGCGTACATCAACGAAAAGCGGACACAGGACAACGCCTTTGGCGGACAAAAATATGAGGCTTTACCGCAAGAAAAGCGTCAAAAAGTACTCGCAGACATCCTACCGGTTATTCGAGGGGCCGTAAGTGAACAAAAGAACATGCTGCTCACGTATGCTGACGATGAAGACGTATTGCAGTTTGTCAATAGCAAGGACGCTCAAACACTGTCTCAGGTCGGAGCTGCTTGTCCAGATCATCTCGTGCATACGAAGCGTGTCCCGCTATATATCGATTGGGACCCACAGACACAGAGTGTAAACGAACTGACTGATCTGATTAGAAAAAGGGTAAGCGACTACATACGAGACTATGAACAGTATTTTGAACGAAACAAAAATGAAGGAGACACGATGTTTGAGCCGGCGCCACGCGTTATTCTCATTCCGGGGATAGGCATGGTCAACTCAGGGAAAAACCTCAAAATGGCTCACATCAGTGGAGATCTCTATCATCGTGCGATCGCTGTCATGAAGGGGGCCACTGCGCTCGGCCACTTTGTGTCGCTTAATGAAAATGAATCGTACAACATTGAATACTGGCCCCTTGAGCTATATAAGTTAAGCTTAGCCCCACCAGAAGCCGCATTCTCCCGTAAGGTGGCTTTCGTGACTGGCGGTGCCGGTGGGATCGGCGGTGCCACTTGTGAGCATCTAGTCAGTGAAGGCGCGCATGTCATTATCGCTGATCTTAATGAAGAAGGGGCTCAAGAAAAGGCTCAGGAGATCAACCGCAAGTATGGGGCTGATAGAGCTATGGCCGTTAAGATGGATGTGACCCAAGAGGCACAAGTCCAGAAAGCGTTTCAACAAGCGACTCTACACTATGGTGGTGTCGATATCGTGGTCAATAACGCGGGATTAGCCACTTCCAGTCCGATAGAGGAAACGTCTTTGCAGGAATGGCAGTTAAACATGGATGTCTTAGGCACTGGTTACTTCCTCGTTGCACGTGAGGCTTTTAAGCACATGAAAGCGCAAGGGGTCGGGGGGAATATGGTCTTTGTCGGATCCAAAAACTCAGTCTATGCAGGGAAGAATGCGTCAGCGTATAGCGCAGCGAAGGCCTTAGAGACTCATCTCGCTCGTTGTATTGCTGCAGAAGGTGGTCAGTACGGCATCAGGGTGAACGCCGTTCTTCCAGACGCTGTGTTACAAGGGTCAGCCATTTGGGACTCCTCCTGGAGACATGAGCGTGCTGCGGCGTACGGGATTGAACCGGATGAGCTAGAAGAACATTATCGTAAAAGAACGGCATTGCAGGTCAATGTGTATCCCCACGACATTGCTGAAGCGATCGCCTACTTTGCTTCTTCCAAAGCGGAAAAGACAACAGGCTGCATGCTCACGGTCGATGGCGGTGTCCCTGCCGCTTTTACAAGATAG